TCATCTGAGATTCCGGAAAGGAGGCGGGCAAGGCAGAGGCAGGAAGTAGGGTTTTAGATGATGCTCTGACACCATCAGATCACTCCCGCAGCAAGTGAAGGATGGATAGCAGAGGGTGTGCTCACACACAAAGACACAATCTCATCCCTTCAGTCAATGAAACACTAAAGAAACTTTGGTCACAAGCTGGGCTTGACATAGGAATACAAAAGAGACCAGGGTCTGGTCCCTGTCCCTGAGCTGATCCAGTCTGCAGGAGGAGACAAGGGATCACATCATCAGGACTCAGGTCAGGAGTGGTAGAGGGAGGCCCAGCAGGGCCCGAGGCCCCGAGATGAGGCACAATGGACGGCTCCCTAAAGGTGCCCAGACCTGAGGGCAGGGCCAGCTGCACCCTTCGCAGGCCCTGGTGCAAAATGAAAAGGGCAGAGAAGCCTCTAAACCCCGACCCTGGCAGGAAGTCACTGACAGACAGACTGACGTAGCCCACACAGACAAATGGCACAATCGGGTTTGCTTTTCAAAATGTGCACTCTGGGCACACATGGAGGGCAGACGGGGTGGGGGCAGGATGCAAGGTAGGGAGAGCTGCTGGAAAGGGCAGACGGGACAGATCTGAGAGacatttaaaagcagaaatgatCTGGACATGCCGCCCAGAGCCCTGCATGAGGTCACCAGGTGGGAGGTGGTACGTAATGAACATGATGGGAGAAAAATCCTGGACCCCCTGGAACTGTCCTCTCTGAGCTCTGACTCCCCTCACCCCTGGCAGGTCACACTCACCATGGATACAGACGTCCTGCAGAGCTAAGCTGGCATTTTTCTGGTCCACGGAGTTGCTGATCACACAGGTGATGCTGGCATTGGGCTGGCTGAGGGGCAGGCTCACAGATAGAGTGGAGGTGTTGCTGACAGGTCCCCATGTCCCTCTCAGCTCCACCCCTCCAGGGAGGTCCTTGCCCTCCCAGGTCACATTCAAGTCCTCTGTGGCCCCCGTGACTGGGCACTCCAGGGTCACATTGCACCAGTTTGCGGTGATGGACAGTGGCTTGGCCTGCATCTGGGGTTGGGGGACAGGCTCTGGGGTAGCAGGGGACAAAAGAATGAGCAATGTCTCATGCATGTGGGACCTAGCACACATCACACCTTCACATCCAGTGTCCCACTGAGACCCCAGAAACCTATAAGGAAAACAGagccattttacagataaagaaactatgTCTTAGAAATGTAAGAAATGTGCCCAAAGCTAAAACAGTACGAAAGGAAGCCAATGCATTGACCCTTACATGATTTCACTAGATGGAGCAAGTCTTTAAAAGTTCCCACATCAAAATAAATACTGGACATTAGATGCCACCAATCTCCCACCGCTTAGTATTTCTAATAAATTAGGAGAAAATAGAGTCTGCAGATTGGTGGCTGGGTGGTATCTTGCAAACGGGGAATAATTACTCTTAGAGGTAAAAGTAGGCAGTAAGTGGGGTGAGATGGGTGCTACTTACCACACACAGTGAGATGGAACACCTGGGTAAATCCTTTTCCTCCAGTGTAGGTACTTCGAGCCCGGTATTGCCCACTGTCCGTGAGGGTCAGTTTCTCAATCCTCAGGGATGTCATGTTGGGCACGTGGACCCTCTGCTTGTCCTTGTCTTGGAGACTGACCCAGGTTGGACCGTCAGCCCCTCTTTTGAAACACAGCAATACCGTGAAGTCTGACTCAGGACCAAAGACCCACGAGACTTCATCCAGCTCATCGTCTAGCTTTGGTATCACATGAAACAAGACGGAACCTCCCCGGATCTGCTTCAGGAAACTGTGGCCTTCAGAATTCCAAGTGCCAGAACCCAGAGCTCCAGAGCTTTTGGTCCCAGTGCTCCGGACACCTAGGGCATTGGAAATAGGAAACATGAGTATTCACTCATCAAGAGCaaatgagagaaccacagaacccactttttaaattaatccATCTGATACCAACCTTTGATTCTGGGAAAGCAGCCTAGTACAATGAATTTGCAGCAAATCTGGAATCAAATCCTGATACTAGGAGAGTGTGATCTTGAACAGATTACTCAAGCTGGCTGACTCCACTTTCCTTATGGGCCTCGTGACAGcatgaattaaatgagataaagtagCCCAACAGCCTTTCGGCACCTAACACAGTTCCTGGTCCACACCAACTGCATGGCTGCAGCAGGCAACCCCTAAATGGCTCCCAATGATGGGTGTCTACTTGAAGTCACAACCCTGCGGGACTCCCCTGGAGTGTGGCTCTACCTGGTGACCTGCTTCAATGAGTGGA
This is a stretch of genomic DNA from Tamandua tetradactyla isolate mTamTet1 chromosome 4, mTamTet1.pri, whole genome shotgun sequence. It encodes these proteins:
- the LOC143679998 gene encoding T-lymphocyte surface antigen Ly-9-like isoform X1, with product MFDSLNRGSDRRQTPKSEAAYCSISVSDVQPAMGPGSEDSHPCWMSWLLTFLSLVLGVRSTGTKSSGALGSGTWNSEGHSFLKQIRGGSVLFHVIPKLDDELDEVSWVFGPESDFTVLLCFKRGADGPTWVSLQDKDKQRVHVPNMTSLRIEKLTLTDSGQYRARSTYTGGKGFTQVFHLTVCEPVPQPQMQAKPLSITANWCNVTLECPVTGATEDLNVTWEGKDLPGGVELRGTWGPVSNTSTLSVSLPLSQPNASITCVISNSVDQKNASLALQDVCIHGECDLPGVRGVRAQRGQFQGVQDFSPIMFITYHLPPGDLMQGSGRHVQIISAFKCLSDLSRLPFPAALPTLHPAPTPSALHVCPECTF
- the LOC143679998 gene encoding CD48 antigen-like isoform X2 — its product is MFDSLNRGSDRRQTPKSEAAYCSISVSDVQPAMGPGSEDSHPCWMSWLLTFLSLVLGVRSTGTKSSGALGSGTWNSEGHSFLKQIRGGSVLFHVIPKLDDELDEVSWVFGPESDFTVLLCFKRGADGPTWVSLQDKDKQRVHVPNMTSLRIEKLTLTDSGQYRARSTYTGGKGFTQVFHLTVCEPVPQPQMQAKPLSITANWCNVTLECPVTGATEDLNVTWEGKDLPGGVELRGTWGPVSNTSTLSVSLPLSQPNASITCVISNSVDQKNASLALQDVCIHAESHGLTTASHMGSLFRVFGAVLLTLGAGLCLWKTRRKKKKLEPGRGAGLHMDERIMVVASTMQS